From the Gallaecimonas mangrovi genome, one window contains:
- a CDS encoding DMT family transporter has protein sequence MLFEFLALAAACCWAIASLFSATAARHLGAFAFSRWRMACVSVMLWSVSLISGGWHSLNMDGASVMALSGVIGIFIGDTALFAAMNTLGPRRAVVLFASHSVFSVVLGYLILGETLQGLTLVGCALVASGVMGAVFFGRREGETHHWEADNGKLAVGIGLGLMSALCQASATLMVKPVMQGDIDAVSASAVRMTTALTLHLLFLFSGARLAKAVKPISWPVLAQVAANAFLSMGVGMTLILYALRYGEVGLVAMLSSVSPVLILPLLWLVQKKPPAKGAWLGALVTVLGAMLIVSRST, from the coding sequence TTGTTGTTTGAATTTCTGGCCCTAGCTGCCGCCTGCTGCTGGGCCATTGCCAGTTTGTTTTCGGCCACCGCTGCCCGCCACCTTGGCGCCTTTGCTTTTTCGCGCTGGCGGATGGCTTGTGTCAGCGTAATGCTGTGGTCGGTGTCACTTATCAGTGGTGGCTGGCATAGCCTGAATATGGACGGTGCTTCGGTGATGGCGCTCTCTGGGGTGATTGGCATCTTTATCGGTGACACCGCACTTTTTGCTGCCATGAATACCCTTGGCCCGCGCCGGGCGGTAGTGCTTTTTGCCAGCCATTCGGTGTTTTCGGTGGTGCTGGGGTACCTCATTCTTGGCGAAACCTTGCAAGGCTTAACGCTGGTGGGCTGCGCCTTGGTGGCCAGCGGGGTGATGGGGGCGGTGTTCTTCGGGCGCCGCGAGGGGGAAACTCACCACTGGGAGGCCGATAACGGCAAGCTGGCGGTAGGCATTGGCCTGGGGTTAATGTCCGCACTGTGTCAGGCCAGTGCCACCTTGATGGTAAAGCCGGTTATGCAGGGCGACATTGACGCCGTGTCGGCCTCGGCGGTGCGGATGACAACGGCGCTAACGCTACATCTTTTGTTCCTGTTCAGCGGCGCTCGGCTAGCCAAAGCCGTTAAGCCAATAAGCTGGCCGGTGTTGGCGCAGGTGGCCGCCAATGCCTTTTTATCGATGGGTGTTGGCATGACCTTGATTTTATACGCCCTTCGCTACGGTGAAGTGGGGTTGGTTGCCATGCTAAGTTCGGTCAGCCCGGTACTGATTTTACCGCTGTTGTGGTTAGTGCAGAAAAAGCCCCCGGCCAAGGGGGCCTGGCTGGGGGCTTTGGTAACGGTGTTAGGTGCCATGCTGATTGTTA
- a CDS encoding SDR family NAD(P)-dependent oxidoreductase, whose amino-acid sequence MSHQAIKAGNVAVVTGGASGIGLAAAKGFAQAGMKVAIVDLAGEALDAAVAAIHAKPGQVQAIATDVSDRAAVIAAKAQAEKLGTISLVMSNAGREGGGDLFAPEENWRRTLDTNLWGAINVTQVFLPDLIASQEPGAIIYTGSKQGITLPPGDTAYNVSKAALRALAESVSHKLVSETGKRVSAHLLIPGFTYTGFTKAKGVKEKPAGAWTPEQVTDFMFKGINNGDFYLLCPDNEVDRATDLKRIYWGLGDILENRPALSRWHPEHSEAFTQYMKKAD is encoded by the coding sequence ATGTCGCATCAAGCAATTAAGGCCGGCAATGTTGCCGTTGTTACCGGTGGCGCCAGCGGTATTGGTTTAGCTGCCGCCAAGGGTTTTGCCCAAGCAGGGATGAAAGTGGCCATTGTCGATTTAGCGGGTGAAGCTCTCGACGCTGCCGTTGCCGCCATTCACGCCAAGCCCGGGCAAGTACAAGCGATTGCTACCGACGTTAGCGACCGCGCCGCTGTTATTGCCGCCAAAGCACAAGCCGAAAAGCTTGGAACCATTTCGCTAGTAATGTCTAACGCCGGCCGCGAAGGCGGTGGCGACCTTTTTGCGCCAGAAGAAAATTGGCGCCGCACCTTAGATACCAACCTCTGGGGCGCCATTAACGTCACACAGGTCTTTTTGCCCGACCTGATTGCCAGCCAGGAGCCGGGCGCCATTATTTATACCGGTTCAAAGCAAGGCATAACCCTGCCGCCAGGCGACACCGCTTACAACGTGTCCAAGGCCGCGCTTCGCGCCCTGGCCGAGTCGGTAAGCCATAAACTGGTCAGTGAAACCGGCAAACGGGTTAGTGCGCATTTACTGATCCCCGGTTTTACCTACACCGGCTTTACCAAAGCCAAGGGTGTAAAGGAAAAGCCAGCCGGCGCCTGGACACCCGAGCAAGTGACCGACTTTATGTTCAAAGGCATCAACAATGGCGACTTCTATCTGTTGTGCCCCGACAACGAGGTGGACAGGGCAACCGACCTAAAACGCATTTATTGGGGGCTTGGCGATATTCTGGAAAATCGCCCGGCGCTCTCTCGCTGGCACCCCGAGCACAGTGAGGCGTTCACGCAGTACATGAAAAAGGCGGATTAA
- a CDS encoding DUF922 domain-containing protein, translated as MLALWFLAAAPFYDPDVHFREQVQYYAIKTDSWPQLIEVVRNRPGKGNKAWAQTQWQGAYKLAFASNDQYCWISAMQVTLKVTISLPDWQNVPRDLAPRWQAFFQHIKQHEYLHRQHVIDMIKALKKDVAALPPGPSCPSMKAAYERIKEKRDTERAEKDDALDEKDRLWQIAEQEQALR; from the coding sequence ATGCTGGCATTATGGTTTCTTGCTGCCGCGCCTTTTTATGACCCTGACGTGCATTTTCGCGAGCAGGTGCAGTATTACGCCATTAAAACCGACAGTTGGCCGCAGCTGATTGAGGTGGTACGTAACCGGCCTGGCAAGGGCAATAAAGCTTGGGCGCAGACCCAATGGCAAGGTGCATACAAACTGGCTTTTGCCAGTAACGACCAATACTGCTGGATAAGCGCCATGCAGGTCACCCTGAAGGTCACCATCAGTTTGCCTGACTGGCAGAATGTCCCCCGCGATTTAGCGCCGCGCTGGCAGGCGTTTTTTCAGCACATCAAACAGCACGAATACCTGCATCGCCAGCATGTTATCGACATGATTAAAGCGCTGAAAAAAGACGTGGCGGCGCTGCCGCCTGGGCCTAGTTGCCCGTCGATGAAAGCCGCCTATGAGCGCATTAAAGAAAAGCGCGATACCGAGCGCGCCGAAAAAGACGACGCCCTGGATGAAAAAGACCGGCTTTGGCAAATCGCCGAACAAGAACAGGCGCTGCGCTAG
- the fghA gene encoding S-formylglutathione hydrolase, whose amino-acid sequence MELIDSHLCFGGEQRRYQHHSSVLGCNMTLSVFLPPGFNRDTPVLYWLSGLTCSDENFVQKAGAQRAAAELGLAIVAPDTSPRGEAVANDDGYDLGQGAGFYVNATQAPWAEHYRMDDYVVKELPPLVEALGLGERRGISGHSMGGHGALVLALRNRGFYGSVSAFSPICHPMACPWGKKAFSAYLGDDTANWASYDAATLLGDAKAPWPIRVDVGLSDNFLEEQLLVTSLEDAAKRSGSELALHRQAGYDHSYFFVASFIEAHLRFHAAQLK is encoded by the coding sequence ATGGAACTGATTGATAGCCACCTTTGCTTTGGCGGCGAGCAGCGCCGCTATCAGCATCACTCTTCGGTGCTTGGCTGCAACATGACCTTGTCGGTGTTTCTGCCGCCGGGGTTTAACCGCGACACGCCGGTGCTTTACTGGTTGTCGGGGCTGACCTGCAGCGACGAAAACTTTGTGCAAAAAGCCGGTGCCCAGCGGGCAGCGGCGGAGCTTGGGCTTGCCATTGTTGCCCCCGACACCAGCCCGCGCGGCGAGGCGGTGGCTAACGACGACGGTTACGACTTGGGCCAAGGGGCCGGTTTTTATGTCAATGCCACCCAAGCGCCCTGGGCCGAGCACTACCGCATGGACGACTACGTGGTTAAAGAGCTGCCGCCCTTGGTTGAGGCGCTGGGCCTTGGCGAGCGGCGCGGTATTAGTGGCCACTCCATGGGCGGCCATGGTGCACTGGTGCTGGCGCTGCGTAACCGCGGCTTTTATGGGTCGGTGTCGGCGTTTTCACCCATTTGTCATCCCATGGCTTGCCCCTGGGGTAAAAAGGCTTTTAGCGCCTACTTGGGTGATGACACTGCCAACTGGGCATCCTATGACGCCGCTACCTTGCTGGGTGACGCCAAGGCGCCGTGGCCGATCCGAGTGGATGTGGGCCTTAGCGACAACTTTTTAGAAGAGCAGTTATTGGTGACGTCGCTGGAAGACGCAGCCAAGCGTAGCGGCTCTGAGTTGGCGCTTCATCGCCAGGCCGGTTATGACCATTCCTATTTTTTTGTGGCCAGCTTTATCGAAGCGCACCTGCGCTTTCATGCCGCCCAACTTAAATAG
- a CDS encoding S-(hydroxymethyl)glutathione dehydrogenase/class III alcohol dehydrogenase, with translation MSMIKSRAALAVGAGKPLELVTVDVAPPKAGEVLVRLVATGVCHTDAFTLSGADPEGIFPAILGHEGAGVVEAVGPGVSSVKVGDHVIPLYTAECGKCKFCLSGKTNLCSAVRATQGQGLMPDGSSRFSLDGKPIFHYMGTSTFSEYTVLPEISVAVISKEAPLDKVCLLGCGVTTGIGAVLNTAKVQPGDTVAIFGLGGIGLSAIIGAKMAGAGRIIGIDLNPEKFEMAKKLGATDCINPKDYSDPIQQVIVELTDGGVDYSFECIGNVDVMRSALECCHKGWGESIIIGVAGAGQEIRTRPFQLVTGRVWRGSAFGGVKGRSQLPGLVEQYLKGEIPMDDFITHTMGLEDINKAFDLMHEGKSIRSVIHF, from the coding sequence TTGTCCATGATTAAATCCCGTGCTGCGCTGGCCGTTGGGGCCGGTAAACCTTTGGAGTTGGTGACCGTTGATGTGGCACCGCCCAAAGCAGGCGAGGTGCTGGTGCGCTTGGTGGCCACCGGTGTTTGCCATACCGATGCCTTTACCTTGTCTGGCGCTGATCCTGAAGGGATCTTCCCGGCCATTTTGGGCCACGAAGGCGCTGGGGTTGTGGAAGCGGTAGGCCCGGGCGTTAGCTCGGTGAAAGTGGGCGACCACGTTATTCCCCTTTACACCGCCGAGTGTGGCAAGTGTAAGTTCTGCCTGTCGGGTAAAACCAACCTTTGTAGCGCGGTGCGCGCCACCCAGGGCCAGGGCTTGATGCCCGACGGCAGCAGCCGTTTTAGCCTCGATGGCAAGCCTATTTTCCATTACATGGGCACCAGCACTTTTAGTGAATACACGGTGCTGCCAGAGATCTCGGTAGCCGTTATCAGCAAAGAAGCGCCTTTGGACAAAGTGTGTTTGCTGGGCTGCGGCGTTACCACCGGCATTGGCGCTGTGCTTAATACCGCCAAGGTGCAGCCGGGTGATACCGTGGCGATTTTCGGGCTGGGCGGTATTGGCCTTAGCGCCATTATTGGCGCCAAAATGGCTGGCGCCGGGCGCATTATCGGCATTGATTTAAACCCCGAAAAATTCGAGATGGCCAAAAAGCTTGGTGCCACCGACTGCATTAACCCCAAAGATTACAGTGACCCCATCCAGCAAGTGATTGTGGAGCTGACCGACGGCGGCGTTGATTATTCCTTTGAATGTATTGGTAATGTTGACGTGATGCGCAGCGCCCTTGAGTGCTGCCACAAGGGCTGGGGCGAGTCCATCATCATTGGTGTGGCGGGTGCTGGCCAGGAAATTCGTACCCGTCCTTTCCAACTGGTTACTGGCCGCGTATGGCGCGGTAGCGCCTTCGGTGGCGTTAAAGGCCGCAGCCAATTGCCGGGGCTGGTTGAGCAATACCTGAAAGGGGAGATCCCCATGGATGACTTCATCACCCACACCATGGGCCTGGAAGACATCAACAAAGCCTTTGATTTGATGCACGAAGGTAAGAGCATTCGTTCCGTTATCCATTTTTAA
- a CDS encoding LysR substrate-binding domain-containing protein has protein sequence MSKFDGLEALVAVVEQQSLSGAARKLGVSVAHISRQLKALEQRLGSQLIKRTTRQLMVTDSGELYYQHARGLLDGLEKAEDAVTTLEGTLQGRLRITASTAFGERYVAPAVMSFLAQYPALKIDLILTNDNLDLVADSIDLAIRLGNLEDSSHIAHKLAPRKLYICASPGYFAKHAAPQTASELAQHSCLLGTLGYWESRQGPLQLDARLRINSGQVLLDAALDGLGIVQLPDYYVQPYLESGQLIEVLASLRPKDSAVWALHPARLAQTPRVARFVSHLAAHLKAQGFV, from the coding sequence ATGAGCAAATTTGACGGCTTAGAAGCCTTAGTGGCAGTGGTAGAGCAGCAAAGCCTGTCTGGTGCGGCCCGCAAGCTTGGGGTGTCGGTGGCCCACATTAGCCGCCAGCTAAAGGCGTTAGAGCAGCGCCTGGGTAGCCAACTGATTAAACGTACCACCCGCCAATTGATGGTGACTGACTCCGGCGAGCTTTACTACCAACATGCTCGCGGTTTGTTAGATGGCTTGGAAAAAGCCGAAGATGCGGTGACAACCCTGGAAGGCACCTTACAAGGAAGGCTGCGCATTACCGCCTCTACCGCCTTTGGTGAGCGCTATGTTGCCCCGGCAGTGATGAGCTTTTTGGCGCAATACCCGGCCCTTAAAATTGACCTTATTCTGACCAACGACAACCTCGACCTGGTTGCCGACAGCATTGACTTGGCCATTCGTTTAGGAAACCTCGAAGACTCCAGCCACATAGCCCACAAGCTGGCGCCAAGAAAGCTCTACATCTGCGCCAGCCCTGGCTATTTTGCCAAGCATGCAGCTCCGCAAACCGCCAGCGAACTTGCCCAGCACAGCTGCCTATTGGGCACCTTGGGTTATTGGGAAAGCCGCCAAGGACCATTACAGCTGGATGCAAGGCTGCGCATTAATTCCGGGCAAGTGCTGCTTGATGCGGCCCTTGATGGCCTAGGCATAGTGCAGCTACCCGACTACTACGTGCAGCCTTACCTTGAAAGCGGCCAGCTTATTGAAGTGCTGGCAAGCCTTAGGCCAAAAGACAGCGCGGTGTGGGCGCTGCACCCGGCAAGATTGGCGCAAACCCCAAGAGTGGCCCGCTTTGTAAGCCACTTAGCAGCGCACCTAAAGGCGCAAGGGTTTGTCTGA
- a CDS encoding endonuclease, translating to MLLLLVLAFTASPSFAVESFSKAKRLATELYKQHPETIYCGCRIDWHGKKGVPQLNSCGYQVRKQPRRANRIEWEHVMPAWEFGHQLQCWQKGGRRDCKKDGRFERMEGDLHNLAPAIGEVNGDRSNYHFSAWNQQPKQYGACTMVVDFKDRRAMPPKRARGVIARTYFYMQKQYGIRLSRQQQQLFKAWNKLYPVDSWECRRNQEIKTLQGNDNPFVTQACLNMARKEK from the coding sequence ATGTTGCTTTTACTGGTACTGGCTTTTACCGCCAGCCCCAGCTTTGCCGTAGAAAGTTTTAGTAAAGCCAAACGCTTGGCCACAGAACTTTATAAACAACACCCCGAAACCATCTATTGCGGTTGCCGCATCGATTGGCACGGTAAAAAAGGTGTGCCACAGCTAAACAGTTGCGGCTATCAGGTGCGCAAGCAGCCGCGCCGTGCTAACCGTATTGAATGGGAACATGTCATGCCGGCTTGGGAGTTTGGCCATCAACTGCAGTGCTGGCAAAAAGGTGGCCGCCGCGACTGTAAAAAAGATGGCCGCTTTGAGCGCATGGAAGGTGACTTGCACAACCTGGCGCCCGCCATTGGTGAAGTCAACGGCGACCGTTCCAACTACCACTTTTCGGCCTGGAACCAGCAGCCCAAACAATATGGCGCTTGCACCATGGTGGTGGACTTTAAAGACCGCCGCGCCATGCCGCCCAAACGCGCCCGCGGCGTGATTGCCCGCACCTATTTTTATATGCAAAAACAATACGGCATTCGCCTTTCCCGCCAGCAACAGCAGTTGTTTAAGGCCTGGAACAAGCTCTACCCTGTGGATAGCTGGGAGTGTCGGCGCAACCAAGAAATTAAAACCCTGCAAGGGAACGACAACCCCTTTGTTACCCAGGCTTGCCTGAATATGGCCCGCAAGGAGAAATAA
- the rsmE gene encoding 16S rRNA (uracil(1498)-N(3))-methyltransferase, whose product MRNPRIYEPQPLATGQTLLLSEDGANHVGRVLRMQAGQPLRLFNGDGNDYHAEIVEAGKKQVQVRINKAEALANESPLAIHLGQVISRGERMEFVIQKAVELGVTQITPLFSERCGVKLQGDRLDKKVGQWQKIATSACEQCGRAKVPTVNEVAILNDWVQAPFDGHSLTLSPYAKGGIASLSKASAARLLIGPEGGFSDEEVALASQAGFTDVLLGPRVLRTETAALAAISALQLSLGDLG is encoded by the coding sequence ATGCGAAACCCGCGCATTTACGAGCCGCAGCCCCTAGCCACCGGCCAAACCCTGCTGCTAAGTGAGGACGGCGCCAACCACGTTGGCCGCGTATTGCGGATGCAAGCAGGCCAGCCACTGCGGCTTTTCAACGGTGATGGCAACGACTACCACGCCGAGATTGTTGAGGCGGGTAAAAAGCAGGTGCAGGTGCGTATTAATAAGGCCGAAGCCTTAGCCAACGAGTCGCCGCTGGCCATTCATTTAGGGCAGGTGATTTCCCGTGGCGAGCGCATGGAGTTTGTGATTCAAAAGGCGGTGGAGCTGGGCGTAACCCAAATCACGCCGCTTTTTTCTGAACGCTGCGGGGTTAAGCTGCAAGGCGACAGGCTGGACAAAAAGGTTGGCCAATGGCAGAAAATTGCCACCAGCGCTTGCGAGCAATGCGGCCGGGCCAAGGTACCAACAGTTAACGAAGTTGCCATCTTAAATGACTGGGTACAGGCCCCCTTTGACGGCCACAGCCTAACCTTAAGCCCCTACGCTAAAGGCGGCATTGCCAGCCTTAGCAAGGCCTCGGCGGCCCGGCTTCTAATAGGCCCGGAAGGTGGCTTTAGCGACGAAGAAGTAGCATTAGCCAGTCAAGCTGGCTTTACCGACGTATTACTGGGCCCCAGGGTATTGCGCACCGAAACTGCGGCCCTGGCTGCCATCAGCGCCCTGCAACTGAGCCTGGGCGATCTGGGATAA
- the gshB gene encoding glutathione synthase, with protein MKVGIVMDPIEAINTKKDTTFAMALEAQRRGHSLYYMQMQDLMLEDGEPLATMTAFSVKDDPKDYYQLAETKTAPLKELDIILMRKDPPFDTEYIYATYILERAEEQGVKVVNKPQSLRDCNEKLFTAWFPQFTPTTLVTRSSARLKAFHAEHGDVIFKPLDGMGGASIFRLKPDESNLGVIIETLTEHGSRYCMAQKYLPAIKDGDKRVLVVGGKPVEHVLARIPQGGETRGNLAAGGRGEVRPISDAERHIAETLGPELMKRGLYFVGLDVIGDKLTEINVTSPTCVREIEAATGINICARLFEALGA; from the coding sequence ATGAAAGTCGGCATTGTAATGGACCCCATCGAGGCCATTAACACCAAAAAAGACACCACTTTTGCCATGGCCCTTGAGGCCCAGCGCCGCGGCCACAGCCTGTATTACATGCAAATGCAGGATTTAATGCTCGAAGACGGTGAGCCACTGGCGACGATGACCGCATTTTCCGTCAAAGACGACCCCAAAGATTACTATCAGCTGGCCGAGACAAAAACCGCGCCGCTCAAAGAGCTCGATATTATTCTGATGCGTAAAGATCCGCCCTTTGACACCGAATACATTTACGCCACCTACATTTTGGAGCGGGCCGAAGAACAAGGCGTGAAAGTGGTGAACAAGCCGCAGAGCCTGCGCGACTGCAATGAAAAGCTCTTTACCGCCTGGTTCCCCCAATTTACCCCTACCACCCTGGTTACCCGCTCCAGTGCCCGCCTCAAGGCGTTTCACGCCGAGCACGGCGATGTGATTTTCAAACCCCTCGACGGTATGGGCGGCGCCTCTATTTTTCGCTTAAAACCAGACGAGTCTAACCTTGGGGTGATCATCGAAACCCTGACCGAACACGGCAGCCGCTACTGCATGGCACAAAAATACCTGCCTGCCATCAAAGATGGCGACAAACGGGTGCTGGTGGTGGGTGGCAAACCGGTTGAACACGTGTTGGCTCGCATTCCCCAAGGCGGCGAAACCCGTGGCAATTTGGCGGCGGGTGGCCGCGGTGAAGTGCGCCCCATTAGTGACGCAGAACGCCACATCGCCGAAACCTTAGGGCCGGAATTGATGAAGCGTGGCCTCTACTTTGTCGGTCTTGACGTGATTGGCGACAAGCTCACCGAAATCAACGTCACCTCCCCTACCTGCGTGCGGGAAATTGAAGCCGCTACCGGCATTAATATCTGCGCCCGCCTGTTTGAGGCCCTCGGCGCCTAA
- a CDS encoding YqgE/AlgH family protein — protein sequence MRSLQNHFLIATPTMRDPYFARSVTYLCEHNDEGAMGLVVNHPVNITVTDMLRQLQLVEDEEPELLSGRYVFSGGPVNPERGFVIHTPKRGYNASLSLGDSLMVTTSVDILSALGNDHGPDSFMVTLGYAGWDAGQLEQELADNSWLLVPADDDFAQELLFDTPASKRWQKACEHLGFDIWQLSNDVGHA from the coding sequence ATGCGTAGTTTGCAAAACCACTTTTTGATTGCCACACCCACCATGCGGGACCCTTACTTTGCCCGCAGTGTCACCTATTTGTGCGAGCACAATGATGAAGGTGCCATGGGCTTGGTGGTGAATCATCCAGTGAATATCACCGTTACCGACATGCTACGGCAGTTGCAGTTGGTAGAAGATGAAGAGCCGGAGTTATTAAGTGGCCGCTATGTGTTTTCCGGTGGCCCGGTCAATCCCGAACGGGGCTTTGTTATTCACACTCCCAAGCGCGGCTATAACGCCAGCTTGTCGTTGGGCGACAGCCTGATGGTGACCACTTCGGTGGATATTCTCTCGGCCCTTGGCAACGACCACGGCCCCGACAGTTTTATGGTGACCTTAGGTTATGCCGGCTGGGATGCCGGCCAACTTGAACAAGAGCTGGCTGACAATTCCTGGTTACTGGTGCCTGCCGACGACGACTTCGCCCAAGAACTGCTGTTTGACACCCCGGCGTCCAAACGCTGGCAAAAAGCCTGTGAACACCTGGGCTTTGATATCTGGCAATTGTCTAACGATGTAGGTCACGCTTAA
- the ruvX gene encoding Holliday junction resolvase RuvX, whose translation MPKTVIAFDHGAKSIGVAVGQDITGSAQPLAAIKAVDGQPNWDIVAKVLKEWQPDLLVVGLPLNMDGTEQNTTAAAKKFAGRLHGRFGLQVASQDERLTTASAKEWLFENGGYSALEKGKIDSVSACLILESWFENQY comes from the coding sequence ATGCCAAAAACCGTTATTGCCTTTGACCACGGTGCCAAAAGCATCGGTGTGGCCGTGGGCCAGGATATTACCGGCTCGGCGCAGCCACTGGCCGCCATCAAAGCCGTTGATGGCCAGCCCAACTGGGATATTGTCGCCAAAGTGCTTAAAGAGTGGCAGCCGGATTTATTGGTGGTGGGATTGCCGCTTAACATGGACGGCACCGAGCAAAATACCACGGCTGCCGCCAAGAAATTTGCCGGCCGCTTACATGGCCGTTTTGGCCTTCAGGTCGCCAGCCAAGACGAGCGCCTGACCACCGCCTCAGCCAAAGAATGGCTCTTTGAAAACGGCGGCTATAGCGCTTTGGAAAAAGGCAAAATCGACTCGGTGTCGGCTTGCCTGATTTTAGAGTCGTGGTTTGAAAACCAGTATTAA
- a CDS encoding PilT/PilU family type 4a pilus ATPase, with translation MDMKSLLQRMSELSASDLFITSGLPPCLKVNGDIRPVSEQRLAFAEAKALVESVMNERQLKEFQEHKDANFAISVRGIGRFRVSAFTQRDAAGMVLRRIQTQIPTIDELELPPILKDIVMTKRGLVLMVGATGTGKSTTLAAMVGYRNENSRGHIVTIEDPIEFVHEHKRSIITQREVGIDCESFDVALKNSLRQAPDVILLGEIRSQETMEFALAFAETGHLCMATLHANNANQALERVLHLVPKEKHGQFLFDMSLNLRAIIAQQLVPRRDGNGRVVATEVLLQSPLMSEQIRKGEIHLLKDTMERSREQGMITFDRSLFELYAKGEISYADALHYADSPNDLRLMIKLSQNETGKTTSLDNVTVER, from the coding sequence ATGGACATGAAAAGTCTGCTGCAACGCATGAGCGAGCTTAGCGCCTCGGACTTATTTATTACCTCGGGGCTGCCGCCGTGCTTGAAGGTCAACGGCGACATCCGCCCGGTTAGCGAACAGCGGCTGGCGTTTGCTGAGGCCAAAGCCTTGGTGGAAAGCGTGATGAATGAGCGCCAGCTTAAAGAATTTCAAGAACATAAAGACGCTAACTTTGCCATTTCGGTGCGCGGTATTGGCCGTTTTCGGGTGTCGGCTTTTACCCAGCGTGACGCTGCTGGCATGGTGCTGCGGCGCATTCAAACCCAAATTCCCACTATTGACGAATTGGAACTGCCACCGATTTTAAAAGATATCGTTATGACCAAACGCGGCCTGGTGTTGATGGTTGGTGCCACCGGTACCGGTAAGTCCACCACCCTGGCGGCCATGGTGGGCTATCGCAATGAAAATAGCCGCGGCCACATCGTTACCATTGAAGATCCCATTGAATTTGTACACGAACACAAGCGCAGCATCATTACCCAGCGGGAAGTGGGCATTGATTGCGAGTCTTTCGATGTGGCGCTGAAAAACAGCCTGCGCCAAGCCCCCGACGTAATTTTACTGGGGGAAATTCGTAGCCAGGAAACCATGGAATTTGCCCTGGCCTTTGCCGAGACCGGCCATTTGTGTATGGCCACCTTGCATGCCAACAATGCCAACCAAGCCCTGGAGCGGGTGCTGCATTTGGTGCCCAAGGAAAAACATGGGCAGTTTTTGTTTGATATGAGCCTTAACCTGCGGGCCATTATTGCTCAGCAATTAGTGCCAAGGCGCGACGGTAATGGCCGGGTGGTGGCTACCGAAGTGCTGCTGCAATCGCCACTGATGTCAGAGCAAATTCGCAAAGGGGAAATTCACCTGTTAAAAGACACCATGGAGCGCTCACGCGAGCAAGGCATGATAACCTTTGACCGCAGCCTGTTTGAGCTCTACGCCAAGGGTGAAATTAGTTACGCCGATGCGCTGCATTATGCCGACTCGCCCAACGATCTGCGGCTAATGATAAAGCTCAGCCAAAATGAAACCGGTAAAACCACCTCGTTAGATAACGTCACGGTAGAGCGTTAA